One stretch of Leptospira mtsangambouensis DNA includes these proteins:
- a CDS encoding LIC13410 family lipoprotein: protein MIKKLLILSTLASVLFLVSCSSGNKVQAGSTKVHPHTALRKLEIDMIKVGDGLVKTEAVLGKSTEKSSDPSGTVMVWYFAEDRDVPEQYYTLKEKPDTVEKFLKLTFDAKNKITAKDFKL from the coding sequence ATGATCAAAAAACTTTTGATACTCAGCACACTCGCGTCTGTTTTGTTTTTAGTGTCCTGTTCATCGGGAAACAAAGTACAAGCAGGAAGCACTAAAGTTCATCCACACACAGCACTTCGCAAATTAGAAATTGATATGATCAAAGTGGGGGATGGTCTCGTAAAAACAGAAGCTGTCCTTGGCAAATCTACCGAAAAATCATCTGATCCTAGCGGAACAGTGATGGTATGGTATTTTGCAGAAGACCGTGATGTCCCAGAACAGTATTACACTTTAAAAGAAAAACCAGATACAGTAGAAAAGTTTTTGAAGCTCACATTTGATGCTAAGAACAAAATTACTGCAAAAGATTTTAAACTATAA
- a CDS encoding MFS transporter, whose protein sequence is MGFPYTLVTLVFLSMLPVTMIVPVVKDVVKDRMLGSNWEVAYFTSIPMLGSFLFAPVAGIISDRFKNRKYFISFFCFLDAGLFYLLTIVTDMGLFLFLRFLEGASHIFIIGLLLSSAADRENDPENKRYYGKGILMGITGMFLSLGGAFGMPLGILGRKNPLLPFYVGSGILIFVGLFSLLMLKDKGIHKAKDFKFSDLKVAIFENPFLFVPFLFNFIDRFTVGFIISSFNIHLRETLAFHPGMLGVFLGLVLFPMSLLSYPSALLSRKTGVLPLVLVGSTIYGIFLGLSGTTNEYWYLFTFLLICGIGAGVMFVPSMMLASKMSKPGLTATTMSAFTGVGSLGFMLGPVVSVQMQLVFESILPPAYSFSALSFFFGFLEIGLVFLTIPFFKKILGKMNRIDEEREKISLANPDPIL, encoded by the coding sequence TTGGGATTCCCGTATACATTAGTTACTTTAGTTTTTTTATCCATGTTACCGGTCACAATGATTGTACCGGTAGTTAAGGATGTTGTAAAGGATCGGATGCTAGGATCCAATTGGGAAGTTGCTTATTTTACAAGTATTCCCATGTTGGGTTCCTTTCTTTTTGCGCCGGTTGCGGGAATCATCTCAGATCGTTTCAAAAACAGAAAATACTTCATTAGTTTTTTCTGTTTTTTAGATGCTGGACTTTTTTATTTACTCACCATCGTCACTGACATGGGACTCTTTCTGTTTTTAAGATTCCTTGAAGGTGCCTCTCATATTTTTATCATTGGACTTCTGCTAAGTTCTGCTGCCGACAGGGAAAATGATCCAGAGAACAAACGTTATTATGGGAAAGGAATTCTTATGGGCATCACGGGGATGTTTTTATCCCTAGGTGGTGCCTTTGGAATGCCACTCGGGATTCTCGGAAGGAAAAATCCTCTTTTGCCATTTTACGTTGGTTCAGGAATTTTAATCTTTGTTGGTTTATTTAGTCTGCTTATGTTAAAAGACAAAGGGATTCATAAAGCAAAAGATTTTAAGTTCAGTGACTTGAAAGTTGCCATTTTCGAAAATCCATTTTTATTTGTTCCGTTTTTATTCAACTTTATCGACCGTTTTACTGTTGGTTTTATTATTTCTTCCTTTAATATACACTTACGAGAAACACTCGCCTTCCATCCCGGAATGCTCGGTGTTTTTTTAGGACTTGTTCTTTTTCCAATGAGTTTACTTTCTTATCCATCAGCTCTCCTCTCTCGCAAAACAGGTGTTTTGCCACTTGTGCTTGTTGGATCTACGATTTACGGAATTTTTTTAGGTCTTTCAGGAACTACCAATGAGTATTGGTATCTTTTTACATTTTTACTGATCTGCGGGATTGGGGCCGGTGTGATGTTTGTACCATCCATGATGCTTGCAAGTAAAATGTCAAAACCAGGACTTACTGCCACTACCATGTCTGCCTTCACTGGAGTGGGTTCTCTTGGATTTATGTTAGGGCCTGTTGTTTCAGTACAAATGCAACTGGTCTTTGAATCAATTTTACCTCCGGCATATAGTTTTTCTGCACTTTCTTTCTTTTTTGGATTTTTGGAGATTGGACTCGTATTTTTAACCATTCCATTTTTCAAAAAGATTTTGGGAAAAATGAACCGAATCGATGAGGAAAGAGAAAAGATATCACTTGCCAACCCTGATCCTATCCTGTAG
- a CDS encoding heme oxygenase (biliverdin-producing), with the protein MSIAMMLREGTADKHQETEKVPYIRAIFRGGLDAQTYTYQLESLHAVYAVMEELYRQNKDNPILAKLYFPALFRENSLKEDIVSFQKKFGTKLRGSISKATQNYIDHIKNTAKTKPELLVAQAYVRYLGDLSGGQSIKKVVAKTFELEGNEGTAFYEFPEIEDLMAFKGIYRQNLDTLPLNDSQKAELLAEANATFDLNKFLFIELDSDLKENIGMDRYQTLLPAG; encoded by the coding sequence ATGTCCATAGCAATGATGTTACGAGAAGGTACTGCCGATAAACACCAAGAAACCGAAAAGGTTCCTTACATTCGGGCCATTTTTAGAGGCGGACTCGACGCCCAAACGTATACTTACCAATTGGAAAGCCTTCATGCAGTTTATGCAGTGATGGAAGAGCTCTACCGCCAAAACAAAGATAACCCTATCCTTGCGAAACTTTACTTTCCGGCTCTTTTTCGTGAAAATTCTTTGAAAGAAGACATTGTTAGTTTTCAAAAAAAATTCGGAACCAAACTTCGCGGTTCCATCTCCAAAGCCACTCAAAACTACATTGACCATATCAAAAATACGGCAAAAACCAAACCAGAACTTCTAGTAGCACAAGCTTACGTCCGTTACTTGGGAGATCTTTCTGGTGGTCAGTCGATCAAAAAAGTAGTAGCAAAAACTTTTGAACTAGAAGGAAATGAAGGAACTGCTTTTTATGAATTTCCTGAAATCGAAGACCTTATGGCATTCAAAGGAATCTATCGTCAAAACTTGGATACTCTCCCATTGAACGATTCACAAAAAGCAGAACTATTAGCAGAAGCAAATGCGACTTTTGATTTGAATAAGTTTTTGTTTATTGAACTCGACTCCGATCTAAAAGAAAATATTGGAATGGATCGTTACCAAACTCTTCTACCAGCAGGTTAA